GATAACAGGTCTTGATAAGGTCGCTCGGCCGACGACGTCACCGGTTATTACTACGATGGTGGTGGCGCCCCTGGGTAGGGACTTGTGGTTATGGGAATGTAAGGCTTTTGTTTGACGGTGGTGATGAAGATTTGTGATAATTTGGTGGGTATTTGTAGATTTGTTTGGAGGTGATCAATTTTCAACCTTTAGCAATGAAGAGCGGAGAGGTGAGCCGTGCTGAATATTAACAAGTTGAAGCTTGGtttgtttaattttgacaGAGATTTGAGTTCGATTCGAGCTTTTATAATGGAGCTCGAGTTCGGCtcgttttaaaatatttagactTGTGAATAACTCGACCTCGATTTGCAACTATCTCGATTTGATAAATAGTTCGAGCTTGGTTCGAATTTGATTCATTAAGTGGTTGCATAATAAAAAAGTTCGAGTTCGAGCTcgttaaatattttctaataattaagttaatcaATTGTaacatctaaaaataaaaaaaaattatgaaaatatcaaatttaacaaataaaaaaatataatttgcaataaaaataatcaaactcAGCTCCTAAAACTAtagcaaaatataaaaaaaattagtaaaataaaatgaataatgaAAGTAAAAACTATCGTTATGTAAAAATTGCAAGAAGATCATAATAAACATATTACAGGTCtttattaacttaaaaaaagtatataaactagCCCAATTATGCATTCAccttttaatgaataatatttataaaatttaaaataaattttaaaatataaaataatcaaagtgtgatataataaaatagctaaaaacatttcataataatatattaacttatataaattacaatcttgatttattttagcttaatttttaatttaattaccatttataaatataaatataacttcAATCCAaggttttaattaaattaagattttctcAAAGAAACTGTATGATTCAACATCGACACTCCATTTTATATTGACTCCAAAATTCGAGTTAGACAAATATGagatatttaagaattaatgtatgagattgaaaagaaaatactttgTGTTAAGGTTAAGATATATAAGGTTTCACAATAATGACAATATCACTAACTATATTCATTTAGACacaatatttcattttttctttctacgCTAGTGCCTAGTTAGTCATGAcctattatatactaattaaggttttaataaataaagatttttttattaaattaatataattagtggatgcatttaaaatatttttacgtcgtaaaaatataattaaattttataatacacaATAACtcataagtaaaataaaaattataatgatgagtcaactttattttatctaattagaaaattctcattttattaaattattatagaataaatttatttattatgtattatttttgttgtaaTTCATACTAATAGTAATAGCTACATTTTTAAATGTTgtagttatattattattattattttgaattcgAGCTCAAGCTTATAAACGAGCTTGcttaattaaaaacttttctactaaaaaaaaaaaatttagaatataaataattttacttataataaGAGTTTCGCATATATATGATACGAGGGCTTATCAAGTCTTAATCTCAATCAAAATTCActtaatctaaaaaatagattaattatttttattatactacGCCATAAATTCTTAGTCTGTATATGCATGAGTTTCAAAGTGCTATTTGACTTTTATTGTATTGttttaagaaaaggaaaaaaataaaaataatgtttttaaTAAACTTTACAGACAAGCTAGATTGCGAACCTGTTCGCGAGCTTAACAAACCAAGCTCAAGCTCGAGCTAACGAACCAGACTCTATCAAGCTCGAAATTGAGCTCGAGCTCGACTtgtttaaattaatgaatgaCCTCGACTGAGCTTTTTTATTGATCTGAGCTCTGAATAGCTCGTGAGACGTTTAGTTCATTTACAACCCTAGGGAAGGGAAGGTAAGAGAGTtgaagagaaggaaaaaaaggaaaaaatatttatcttattgTGTTTggttaaatagaaaattttattagaagaaAGGGAatggaattaattaattttaaatttcttattacaattatggaaaaaaaagaataattaattatattaagatttttttaataaatcaaaattttttatatccaAATTGGAGtataatcaaaattaacttctataagagaaatgaagaggaaTTCTTCCCCTTCAATTTCCTTTCCCTcctaaaagattttatttgcCAAACAcgattaaaattattactcTCCATCTATGCATAATGTTATAGACAAAAAAGAGTTTagaaagagatatattttattattattattattattataagggtcaataaaattattattttaattatcaatttttgattaatgaaaaaaatataatacaacTAGGTGTCATTATTTCATTGGTTTATATGTGAGTTCTAGTACTAACAGAGTTATTAGTAGTATTAGTGATTGTGTCTAATtgaacttttttaaaaagttgaaGAGTCTACTTGGAATCTTTTGAAGTATAAGGGTCTAATTGCACTTTCTCAATTTATTGAAGGacatttgatttttaagatttaagaaaatataggCATTTTTAGAAGGAAAATTCTTGTCGACTTGGTGAATTTAGAACCAGCAACGTGAAAAGCCCCGTATGGGTCAGATCAGATGTCCCACAAGAACTCTTCAATAACTTGACAACAACTCCACCAACCAATCCAACCCAACCCAACGCAACAACTGAACGGTAGTTGCAGTCAAACTTCGGTCAAACTTCCGAAAATGACGCAATCAACCGCCGCCACAGCTACGGCCACCTCAACctcaacaacaacaactacCTACACATCAATCCCAATCTCATCCACCGACGTACTCTCCCGATCACTTCATAACCTTACAACCGCCATCTCCACCCACCGCCCTTGGCCCGAACTCATCGCGTCCGGACTCTTTACTCGCCCCGACTCCCTTTCCTCCGCTCTGACCCGCCTCCACATCCACTTCCGATATTTTCGCATCAACTACGCTATCATCGTTTCCTTATGCGGCGCTGTCTCACTCATCGGATCGCCGGTAGCTCTGATCCTATTCGCATTCATATTCGCTCTCTGGTTGCTTATCTACTTTTTTAGAGAAGACCCACTCGTGTTATTTGGGTATCAAGTTAGCGATCGTATGGTTTTAATAGGCTTAGTTGTGGTGTCTGTTTTGGGGATTTTTTCAAGCGGTGCATTCTGGAGTTTGGTATTGGGGATTGTTATTGGAGTTTTGGCATGCGGGTTTCATGCCATTTTGAGGAATACAGATGGGTTGTTTCTTGGTGATCAGGAAGAAGCTTCTGGAAGTTTGATTGGTTCTGGTTCTGGTCCTCTTAGATATGGAGCTGTTTCTGCAATCTGATTGTGGGGATCTTTCACCCTATAGAATTGAATTTTGACTCATTTTTGTGACTTGTAATTGTTTGATTCATTGTTCATACCTGAAAAAACTGTGTGAGTTTCTTTATCCAGCGATTCAAACCTCAAGACCTCGCAGCTAACAGCTCAGAACAGCTTTGAGCCAAACCTCATTGGTCAAAAATTTGTTTTGGACTTGACTGAGAtagtcttattttatttttactgtttttgtGGAGTGTAACCAAGTGTGTGGTTCTTGGATTGTGATGCTTCCaaagtttattttgttttctttgattCTACTCTACAactgtaattttttttcctctttaatctatatttctttattgagTGAGGTTTGAGCTTGAGTTGTGTTGCTTTAGCCAATTCCTTACCTgttcaaacaaaaaagaaagaaaaaaaaaaggattgaTCACATGGAAGGTGAAAACATTATTGGAAGTTGTTATTGTAGAGAGCATATACCCTCTATGTTACCCTCCATGCTTACATGGGACCTTAGTATCTTTGATTACTCAGATTCAgacaaatatattaactattcTCAACAACTGCtttcatttgtttttcttgCATGTCCTTTTCATTCTCTATAAATGATCCTCTGATTTGGTGCAAGATTTTGCTTTTGTGTCAAATACTCACTAGAGTTCAGAGTATCAAGGGCTTTCATAATCTAATATCTACTCTCATTAAGTATCTGAAATGTCAACAAAATCGCTGGTGTTATGAACTTCAATGGGTACTATGCAAATGGAGATTCAACAAAATTaaggggaaaagaaagaagaagaaaagcttATGGTTATATTTCTAACTGAAATGAATACAATGTAAACAAAACTAAGCTCTCCCATACTGTTAAGAGAGCATTATATTTTGCTTCTCATCCTGACTAACTTCGCTAGTGTTTCTTGTGCAGCCAAGGTTTGAGCATGGCTGTGGCCAAGCATTACTGTCCGAATACTTATACAAGTCCGGCATAATTTTTCGCCACTGTCAAAATGACCACCTCTCAGCAGCAACTTTGCTCTGGTTTCAAGCAAGGTAGCCTTCAACAATGTCACGTCTTGCCACAAATATTCATCCACTCTCTGTTGAccttgtattttctttttccaacaAAGTGAATCATGGCACCAGTCTTGTATTTGCGACACAAATGACTTCTCTACTTCTTCAAGCACATTCGTGCACACTTTGAGAAGCTCCAGTGCTAAATTACACCTTGAGAAAG
The Ricinus communis isolate WT05 ecotype wild-type chromosome 1, ASM1957865v1, whole genome shotgun sequence DNA segment above includes these coding regions:
- the LOC8267918 gene encoding PRA1 family protein G2; this encodes MTQSTAATATATSTSTTTTTYTSIPISSTDVLSRSLHNLTTAISTHRPWPELIASGLFTRPDSLSSALTRLHIHFRYFRINYAIIVSLCGAVSLIGSPVALILFAFIFALWLLIYFFREDPLVLFGYQVSDRMVLIGLVVVSVLGIFSSGAFWSLVLGIVIGVLACGFHAILRNTDGLFLGDQEEASGSLIGSGSGPLRYGAVSAI